Within Cnuibacter physcomitrellae, the genomic segment GGGTCGGCGCGGAACGCGGCTGCGCGCTCCTTCAGCAGCAGGTACATCCGCATGTTCGCCGCGGCGGAGTCCCACACGCCGGTCTCGTCCTCGGTGCGGGAGGGCTTGTAGTCGAAGTGACGCGGGCCGTCGTAGGCGGGTCCGCCGTTCGGTCCGCCGTTCTCCAGCAGGTCGACGAGCGCGAACGCGTTCTGCAGGTCGCCGTGCCCGAACACCAGGTCCTGGTCGTACTTGATGCCGCGCTGGCCGTTGAGGTCGATGTGGAAGAGCTTGCCCTGGTAGAGCGCCTGGGCGATGCCCGCGGCGAAGTTGAGGCCGGCCATCTGCTCGTGTCCGACCTCGGGGTTGAGGCCGACCAGCTCGGGTCGCTCGAGCGTCTCGATGAACGCCAGGGCGTGTCCCACGGTGGGGAGCAGGATGTCGCCGCGGGGCTCGTTCGGCTTCGGCTCGATGGCGAAGCGGATGTCGTACCCCTTGTCGGTGACGTAGTCGCCCAGCAGGTTCACGGCCTCGCGGTAGCGCTCGAGGGCGGAGCGGATGTCCTTCGCGGCGTCGTATTCGGCGCCCTCGCGGCCGCCCCACATCACGAAGGTCTTCGCGCCGAGCTCGGCGGCGAGGTCGAGGTTGCGGAGCACCTTGCGGAGGGCGAAGCGGCGCACGGCGCGGTCGTTGGAGGTGAAGCCACCGTCCTTGAACACGGGCGCCGAGAACAGGTTCGTGGTCACCATCGGGACGATCACGCCGGTGTCGGCGAGGACCTGCTTGAGGCGGCCGATCTGCGTGTCGCGCTCCGCGTCCGTCGAGCCGAAGGCGAAGAGGTCGTCGTCGTGGAACGTGAGCCCGTAGGCGCCGAGCTCGGAGAGCTTCTCGACGGCGTGGACGACGTCGAGCGGGGCGCGGGTCGGGCCACCGAACGGGTCGGCGCCGTTGTAGCCGACGGTCCAGAGTCCGAACGAGAACTTGTCGTCGCGGGTGGGGGTGAGGGACATCCGAGGCTCCTTGCAGCGTCATTGGTGGGTGCCAAAAGTTACGAGCCAGAACATAAACCCGCCAATACGCCGATGTCAAAGCGGCGAAAAGCGGAAAATCCAATGTTGCGCCGAAGAACAAACTCGCGTAAGACTGTCCTCCGACAAGCCCGGCCTCACGTCGAGGTCGGCCATTACGAGGAGGTAATGAAGTGTCCTTCACCAAGAAGCTGCTGGCGCTCGCGGTCGTGGGAGGCCTCGCCGCGACTCTCGCCGCCTGCAGTTCCGGAGGCGGATCGGGCAGCACCGATTCCGCCGGCGCGGACTGCAACGTCGGGATCTCGATGCCCACGCGGAGCCTCGAGCGCTGGATCAACGACGGAGAGGGCCTGCAGAAGAAGCTGCAGGATGCCGGCTGCACCGTCGACCTGCAGTACGCCGACAACAAGACCGAGCAGCAGATCTCGCAGATCCAGAACCAGGTCGCCAGCGGCGCCAAGATCCTCGTGATCGCGGCGATCGACGGGGAGACCCTCGGCCCGGTGCTCGACGAGGCGAAGAAGCAGGACGTCACGGTCATCGCCTACGACCGCCTGATCAACGGCTCGCCGAACGTCGACTACTACGCGACCTTCGACAACTACAAGGTCGGCCAGCTCCAGGGCCAGTACATCGAGGAGCAGCTCGGGCTCAAGGACGGCAAGGGCCCGTACAACTTCGAGCCCTTCGCGGGCAGCCCCGACGACAACAACGCGGGCTTCTTCTTCCACGGCGCCTGGGACGTGCTCGAGCCCTACGTGAAGAGCGGACAGCTCGTGGTCCCCTCCGGCAAGATCCCCGAGGGGGAGGACGGCTGGAAGTCGATCGGAATCCTCGGCTGGGGCTCCGATGACGCACAGGCCGAGATGGACAACCGCCTGTCGTCGTTCTACAGCGGCGGCCAGAAGGTCGACGTCGTCCTCTCGCCCAACGACAGCCTCGCGCTCGGCATCGAGCAGTCGCTGAAGTCGGCCGGCTACAAGGCCGGCGAGGGCTGGCCTGTCATCACCGGTCAGGACGCCGACAAGGCCAACGTCAAGGCGATCCTCGACGGCGAGCAGTCGATGACCGTCTGGAAGGACACCCGCGAGCTCGGCGACCGCGTGTTCCAGATGATCCAGCAGATCAACGGCGGTCAGGAGGTCGAGGTCAACGACACCGAGACCTACGACAACGGCGAGAAGGTCGTCCCGGCGTACCTCCTCGACCCGCAGGTGGTCGTGAAGGACGACGTCCAGAAGCTGCTCATCGACAGCGGCTTCCTCCAGGCGTCCGACGTCGGACTCTGATCCCGTGCGAGCCGGCAGGGCTCGCTGAACCACCGAGGCGGCGGCGCACCGATCACTCTCCGGTCCGCCGTCGCCTCGGCCTCTCTTCCCCACCACAGAAGTCCCCACCCACGGAAGGCAGCCCATGGCTGATCCCATCCTGCGGATGCGTGACATCACCAAGGAGTTCAGCGGCGTCAAGGCGCTGGACGGCGTCTCGATCACGGTCGAGCGCGGTGAGGTGCACGCGATCTGCGGCGAGAACGGCGCCGGCAAGTCGACGCTGATGAAGGTGCTGAGCGGCGTCTACCCGCACGGCTCGTTCGGCGGTTCGATCGAGTTCGACGGCAAGGAGGTCGAGTTCCGCACCATCAACGACTCCGAGCGCGACGGCATCGTCATCATCCACCAGGAGCTCGCCCTGAGCCCCTACCTCTCCATCGCGGAGAACATCTTCCTCGGCAACGAGATCACGAAGCGCGGCTTCGTCGACTGGAACCGCACGAACCGCGAGGCGGCCGAGCTCCTGGCGCGTGTCGGCCTGAACGAGAACCCGGCGACGCCGGTGCTCGAGCTCGGGGTCGGCAAGCAGCAGCTCGTGGAGATCGCGAAGGCGCTGTCGAAGCGGGTGAAGCTCCTCATCCTCGACGAGCCCACCGCGGCGCTCAACGACGACGACTCCGAGCACCTGCTGGGCCTCATCGACCAGCTGCGCGAGCAGGGCATCACCTGCATCATCATCTCCCACAAGCTCAAGGAGATCCGGCGGATCGCGGACTCCGTGACGATCATCCGCGACGGGAGGACGATCGAGTCGTTCCGGATGGACGAGCCGGACGCGACGGAGGACCGGATCATCCGCGCCATGGTCGGCCGACCGCTCGACAACCAGTTCCCGCCGCGCACGCCGGAGATCGGCGAGGAGTACTTCCGCGTCGAGAACTGGACCGCGTACCACCCGGTCGACACGGAGCGGAAGGTCGTCGACGACGCCTCCTTCTACGTCCGGGCAGGCGAGATCGTCGGGTTCGCCGGACTCATGGGTGCGGGACGCACGGAGCTCGCGATGAGCGTGTTCGGCCGGTCCTACGGCACGAACATCTCGGGGCGCGTCTTCAAGGCGGGCAAGGAGATCTCCACGAGGACGGTCAACGAGGCCATCCGCAACGGGATCGCCTACGCCACCGAGGACCGCAAGCGGTACGGGCTCAACCTCATCGGCGACATCACGGTCAACGTGTCCGCTGCCGCGTTGGGCAAGCTCGTCCGCCTGGGCATCATCGACCGCAACCGCGAGTACCAGGTCGCCGACGACTACCGCCGCCAGATGAACATCAAGGCCCCCAGTGTGACCTCGATCGTGGGCAAGCTCTCGGGCGGCAACCAGCAGAAGGTCGTGCTGAGCAAGTGGATGTTCACCGGGCCCGACGTGCTCATCCTCGACGAGCCCACCCGCGGCATCGACGTCGGAGCGAAGTACGAGATCTACGGCATCATCAACGAGCTCGCGGCGCAGGGGAAGGCGGTCATCGTCATCTCCTCGGAGCTGCCCGAGTTGATCGGTCTCTCCGACCGCATCTACACCATCGCAGAAGGGCGCATCACGGGCGAGGTCGCCCGGGAGGACGCCACGCAGGAGACGCTCATGCGTCACATGACCGCTGGAAGGGAAGCGCGTCGATGACCAACACACTCACCGAGGCGCCGACCGAGCCGGTCGGCCCCAGCAAGGTCAAGTCTCCGCGGCGGCGCCGGATCGATCTCCGTCAATACGGCATCCTCGCCGCGCTGGCCGTCATCATCCTGCTGTTCGAGATCCTCACCGGCGGCCGGCTGCTCATGCCGGGCAACGTCAACAACCTCATCCAGCAGAACTCCTACGTCCTCATCCTCGCCATCGGCATGGTGATCGTCATCATCGCCGGCCACATCGACCTCTCCGTCGGGTCGGTCGTCGCGCTGGTCGGGGCGGTCGCCGCCCTCGCGATGAACAACTGGGGGATGCCCTGGTGGGCGGCCGTGCTGCTCTCGCTCGTCGTCGGCGCGGTCATCGGCGCCTGGCAGGGCTTCTGGGTCGCCTTCGTCGGGATACCGGCGTTCATCGTGACCCTGGCGGGCATGCTGATCTTCCGCGGGCTTACCCTGGTGCTGCTCACCGGCGGCACGATCAGCGGACTGCCCGCGGAGTTCACCGCCATCGGCGCCGGCTGGGTGCCGGACTTCCTCGGCGAGATCGGCGGACGCGACACGTTCACGCTCCTGCTCGGTCTCCTCGCCTCCGCGGCCTTCATCGTGCAGGTCGCCGTCAAGCGCCGCACCCTGAAGAAGCTCGAGCTGCCTCGCGAGCCCGCCGGGTCGGCCTGGGCGAAGAGCATCATCGCGGTCGTCGCGGTGATGGCCCTCGCCTGGCTGCTGAGCGGCTACAGCGGGACGCCGATCATCCTCATCATCCTGGCCGCCCTCATCCTGCTCTACACCTTCGTACTGAACCGGTCGACGTTCGGTCGTCACGTCTACGCGATGGGCGGCAACCGCTTCGCCGCGGAGATGAGCGGCATCAAGACGCGCTGGGTCGACTTCGGCATCTTCGTCAACATGGGGGTGCTGGCCGGCCTCGCCGGCGTGGTCGCCACGGCCCGCGCGGGCAGCGCCGTCGCGTCGGCCGGGCAGAGCTACGAGCTGGATGCGATCGCCGCGGTCTTCATCGGCGGCGCGGCCGTGCAGGGTGGTGTCGGCACCGTCGTGGGAGCCGTGATCGGTGGCCTCGTGATGGGCGTGCTCAACATGGGTCTGTCCATCCTGTCGGTGGATGCGGCGTGGCAGCAGGCCATCAAGGGCCTCGTGCTCCTCCTGGCCGTCGCGTTCGACATCATCAACAAGCGTCGTTCCGGCCGATAGCCTGGACCCGGACGAGAGGAGGGGCAGCGCGATGCGAGTGACCGCAGGGTCCGCCCCTTCTCTCACCGGCGGGTCGCCGAACGACCGCATCCGGCGGAACAACCTCCGGACGCTGCTGTCGATCCTGCATCACGGCGGCGTGCACTCGCGGGCGGAGCTCACACGGCTCACGGGCCTCAACCGCTCGACCATCGGTGCACTCGTCGGAGAGCTCACCGCGCTCGGTCTGGCGTACGAGACCGAGCCGAGCGAGACCGGGACGGTGGGCCGCCCGAGTCCGCTCGTGCACGCGAACGAGAACGTGGTCGCGCTGGCCGTCAACCCCGACGTGGATGCGATCATCATCGGCGTCGTCGGTCTCGGCGGGGTGGTGCACAAGCGGGTGCGCTTCCAGACCAGCGGCGTCCCCACGGTGCAGGAGACGATCAACATCGTCTCCGCGATCGTCGAGGGGATGCGCGGGGAGCTCGACGAGAAGTACCACGTCGTCGGCGTGGGGTTGGCGGTGCCGGGGCTCGTCACCGCCGAGGAGGGCGTCATCGCCCTGGCGCCCCACCTCGAGTGGCGCGACGAGCCGCTGGCGGCGCCGATGGCGGCGGCGCTCGGCTACCCGGCCCTCGCGGCGAACGACGCCAACCTCGGCACGGTGGCCGAGCGCCTGTGGGGCATCGGCCGCGGGGTCCAGAACATGGTCTACCTGAACGGATCCACGTCGGGCATCGGTGGCGGCGTCATCGTCGACGGTCACGCGCTCTCCGGCGCCCGGGGGTTCGCCGCCGAGCTCGGTCACACGTCGGTGCACGTCGGCGGGCGCGCCTGCTTCTGCGGGCGGACCGGGTGCCTCGAGACCGAGGTGAGCCTCGTGCGCCTGCTCGCGGTGCTGGGGCGCGAGTCGATCGACGCCGACGAGCTCGAGCAGATCATCGCGTCGAGCGACGATCCCGAGGTGCACGACGAGATCGAGCGCCAGCTCGACCGTCTGGCGCTCGGCATCTCGAACCTGATCAGCGTCTTCGACCCCGAGCTCGTCGTGCTCGGTGGGTTCCTCGGCACGATGTTCTCCGCCGATCCGGAGCGGCTGCGCCAGCGCGTCGCCCGCGCCTCGTTCACCCGTCTCGCCGAGGGC encodes:
- the xylA gene encoding xylose isomerase; translated protein: MSLTPTRDDKFSFGLWTVGYNGADPFGGPTRAPLDVVHAVEKLSELGAYGLTFHDDDLFAFGSTDAERDTQIGRLKQVLADTGVIVPMVTTNLFSAPVFKDGGFTSNDRAVRRFALRKVLRNLDLAAELGAKTFVMWGGREGAEYDAAKDIRSALERYREAVNLLGDYVTDKGYDIRFAIEPKPNEPRGDILLPTVGHALAFIETLERPELVGLNPEVGHEQMAGLNFAAGIAQALYQGKLFHIDLNGQRGIKYDQDLVFGHGDLQNAFALVDLLENGGPNGGPAYDGPRHFDYKPSRTEDETGVWDSAAANMRMYLLLKERAAAFRADPEVQEALEASRVLELAQPTLGEGESYDDLLADRSAYEDFDADAYFNGRGFGFVRLQQLAAEHLLGAR
- the chvE gene encoding multiple monosaccharide ABC transporter substrate-binding protein; its protein translation is MSFTKKLLALAVVGGLAATLAACSSGGGSGSTDSAGADCNVGISMPTRSLERWINDGEGLQKKLQDAGCTVDLQYADNKTEQQISQIQNQVASGAKILVIAAIDGETLGPVLDEAKKQDVTVIAYDRLINGSPNVDYYATFDNYKVGQLQGQYIEEQLGLKDGKGPYNFEPFAGSPDDNNAGFFFHGAWDVLEPYVKSGQLVVPSGKIPEGEDGWKSIGILGWGSDDAQAEMDNRLSSFYSGGQKVDVVLSPNDSLALGIEQSLKSAGYKAGEGWPVITGQDADKANVKAILDGEQSMTVWKDTRELGDRVFQMIQQINGGQEVEVNDTETYDNGEKVVPAYLLDPQVVVKDDVQKLLIDSGFLQASDVGL
- the mmsA gene encoding multiple monosaccharide ABC transporter ATP-binding protein encodes the protein MADPILRMRDITKEFSGVKALDGVSITVERGEVHAICGENGAGKSTLMKVLSGVYPHGSFGGSIEFDGKEVEFRTINDSERDGIVIIHQELALSPYLSIAENIFLGNEITKRGFVDWNRTNREAAELLARVGLNENPATPVLELGVGKQQLVEIAKALSKRVKLLILDEPTAALNDDDSEHLLGLIDQLREQGITCIIISHKLKEIRRIADSVTIIRDGRTIESFRMDEPDATEDRIIRAMVGRPLDNQFPPRTPEIGEEYFRVENWTAYHPVDTERKVVDDASFYVRAGEIVGFAGLMGAGRTELAMSVFGRSYGTNISGRVFKAGKEISTRTVNEAIRNGIAYATEDRKRYGLNLIGDITVNVSAAALGKLVRLGIIDRNREYQVADDYRRQMNIKAPSVTSIVGKLSGGNQQKVVLSKWMFTGPDVLILDEPTRGIDVGAKYEIYGIINELAAQGKAVIVISSELPELIGLSDRIYTIAEGRITGEVAREDATQETLMRHMTAGREARR
- the mmsB gene encoding multiple monosaccharide ABC transporter permease; this encodes MTNTLTEAPTEPVGPSKVKSPRRRRIDLRQYGILAALAVIILLFEILTGGRLLMPGNVNNLIQQNSYVLILAIGMVIVIIAGHIDLSVGSVVALVGAVAALAMNNWGMPWWAAVLLSLVVGAVIGAWQGFWVAFVGIPAFIVTLAGMLIFRGLTLVLLTGGTISGLPAEFTAIGAGWVPDFLGEIGGRDTFTLLLGLLASAAFIVQVAVKRRTLKKLELPREPAGSAWAKSIIAVVAVMALAWLLSGYSGTPIILIILAALILLYTFVLNRSTFGRHVYAMGGNRFAAEMSGIKTRWVDFGIFVNMGVLAGLAGVVATARAGSAVASAGQSYELDAIAAVFIGGAAVQGGVGTVVGAVIGGLVMGVLNMGLSILSVDAAWQQAIKGLVLLLAVAFDIINKRRSGR
- a CDS encoding ROK family protein — protein: MRVTAGSAPSLTGGSPNDRIRRNNLRTLLSILHHGGVHSRAELTRLTGLNRSTIGALVGELTALGLAYETEPSETGTVGRPSPLVHANENVVALAVNPDVDAIIIGVVGLGGVVHKRVRFQTSGVPTVQETINIVSAIVEGMRGELDEKYHVVGVGLAVPGLVTAEEGVIALAPHLEWRDEPLAAPMAAALGYPALAANDANLGTVAERLWGIGRGVQNMVYLNGSTSGIGGGVIVDGHALSGARGFAAELGHTSVHVGGRACFCGRTGCLETEVSLVRLLAVLGRESIDADELEQIIASSDDPEVHDEIERQLDRLALGISNLISVFDPELVVLGGFLGTMFSADPERLRQRVARASFTRLAEGVRIERAELRSRQLLIGAAELAFGPLLDDPAAVAATAIAPRASAV